Proteins encoded by one window of Rouxiella chamberiensis:
- the trxC gene encoding thioredoxin TrxC → MNTICSSCQATNRLPEDRIDDGAKCGRCGHPLFQGEVVHATAATLDKYLQDDLPVVIDFWAPWCGPCVNFAPVFEDVAGERAGQVRFIKINTEAEPELSARFRIRSIPTIMVFNQGKMVDQLSGAMPKAPFNEWLNESL, encoded by the coding sequence ATGAATACGATTTGCTCATCTTGCCAGGCGACCAACCGCTTGCCTGAAGACCGTATTGACGACGGCGCGAAATGCGGCCGCTGCGGTCACCCCCTGTTTCAGGGCGAAGTGGTGCATGCGACGGCGGCAACCCTGGATAAATACCTGCAAGACGATCTGCCGGTGGTTATCGACTTCTGGGCGCCGTGGTGCGGTCCATGCGTCAACTTTGCTCCTGTCTTTGAAGACGTGGCGGGCGAACGCGCGGGTCAGGTCCGTTTTATCAAAATCAATACCGAAGCCGAACCTGAACTGAGTGCGCGTTTTCGCATTCGCAGCATTCCGACCATCATGGTTTTCAACCAGGGTAAAATGGTTGACCAGCTGAGCGGTGCCATGCCGAAAGCGCCGTTTAACGAATGGCTTAATGAATCATTGTAA
- a CDS encoding tRNA-uridine aminocarboxypropyltransferase — protein MPDNAVLRLRAERLAKSTRPYLARGSRVIRCQGCLLPKRNCLCSHISPQQATSRFALVMFDTEPLKPSNTGRLIADVLPDTQAFMWSRTEVDPALLEALADTTRQAYVVFPGSFVEPPREVFTSLPPGGKPPLFIMLDGTWNEARKMFRKSPYLDGLPVFSLDVSAKSSYVLRESPRADQHCTVEVAAALLEKAGDLAAAQSLSALFERFRTQYLAGKPHHPVHQLTAICDESL, from the coding sequence ATGCCGGACAATGCCGTACTGCGTTTGCGCGCCGAGCGCCTCGCTAAATCTACCCGCCCCTATCTGGCACGAGGTTCCCGCGTGATCCGCTGTCAGGGCTGTCTGCTGCCCAAACGCAACTGCCTGTGCAGTCATATTTCGCCCCAGCAGGCCACCAGCCGTTTTGCTCTGGTGATGTTTGATACGGAACCGCTAAAACCCAGCAATACGGGCAGACTGATTGCCGATGTGCTGCCGGACACGCAGGCGTTTATGTGGTCGCGCACGGAAGTTGACCCGGCGTTGCTCGAAGCGCTCGCCGACACGACCCGTCAGGCCTATGTGGTTTTCCCCGGCTCGTTTGTCGAACCGCCGCGCGAAGTGTTTACTTCGTTGCCACCTGGCGGCAAACCGCCGCTGTTCATCATGCTCGACGGCACCTGGAACGAAGCCCGCAAGATGTTCCGCAAAAGTCCCTATCTCGATGGCTTGCCGGTGTTTTCGCTGGATGTCAGCGCAAAATCCAGCTATGTGCTGCGCGAATCGCCGCGTGCAGACCAGCATTGCACGGTCGAAGTCGCGGCCGCCCTGCTCGAAAAAGCGGGCGACCTTGCCGCGGCACAAAGCCTGTCGGCCCTGTTCGAGCGCTTCAGAACCCAATATTTAGCCGGAAAACCTCATCATCCGGTGCATCAACTCACAGCAATCTGTGACGAAAGCCTCTAG
- a CDS encoding bifunctional acetate--CoA ligase family protein/GNAT family N-acetyltransferase, producing MSQRGLEALLRPKSIAVVGASDKPGRAGYLMMRNLLAGGFKGPVLPVTPAWRAVCGVLAYPDVASLPMTPDLAVICTRADRNLPLLEQLGELGCKTVIVLSSHNTQFAELKSMAQRYAMRLLGPNSLGILAPWLGLNASFSPVPILPGKLAFISQSAAVANTILDWAQQRSVGFSYFISLGDSLDIDVDDLLDFLARDAKTSAILLYVEHVSDARRFLSASRSASRNKPILVIKSGRSAQAQTLLNSPLSLDAAYDAAIQRAGLLRVQDTHELFSAVETLSHMRPLRGERLLIIGNGAAPAAMALDQLLIRHGRLADLGEELTQRLHNLLPAEISVGNPLDLHDDASPALYQSVLTALLDSQDYDALLVIHAPSAASPGTITAEKVIAAIQQHPRGKRVTILTNWCGEFSSIEARKLFTEAGLPTYRTPEGAVTAFMHMVEYRRNQKQLKETPSLPLDLNKNTDGAHRLIDAALRDGTTRLDTHEVRAIFKDYGMAVLPTWIAGDSLEAVEIAGRVGYPVALKLRSPDVDHNSEVQGVMLYLRTPLEVSQAADAIFDRAKRAFPQATINGLLVQTMANRPGAQELRIVVQYDQVFGPLIMLGEGGIEWRPEQHAVVALPPLNMALAGYLVQQGLKSGKIRERNALRPLDIPALSRLLVQVSNLIIDCPQISELTIHPLLASGSELTLLDVSLELTPDSDNRQSRLAIRPYPQRLEERVTLKDGSTCLFRPILPEDEPLLKAFIQKVTKEDLYYRYFSEINEFTHEDLANMTQIDYDREMAFVAVRGQTHEIEIVGVTRAISDPDNIDAEFSVLVRSDLKGLGLGGRLLTKMIAYTTEHGIQRLAGITMPNNRGMLALARKLGFDVDVQLSEGIVSLSLALQDGKNGAKSRH from the coding sequence ATGAGCCAGCGTGGGTTAGAAGCTTTATTACGTCCAAAATCAATTGCCGTAGTCGGCGCGTCGGACAAGCCCGGTCGCGCCGGATATTTAATGATGCGTAATTTACTGGCCGGTGGATTCAAGGGGCCAGTGCTGCCGGTGACGCCCGCCTGGCGCGCCGTGTGCGGGGTTCTTGCCTATCCCGATGTCGCCAGTCTGCCGATGACGCCCGATCTGGCGGTCATCTGCACCCGCGCCGACCGCAATCTGCCGCTGCTTGAACAACTCGGCGAACTCGGCTGCAAGACGGTTATCGTTCTCTCCTCGCACAATACCCAGTTTGCCGAACTCAAGAGCATGGCGCAGCGTTACGCGATGCGGTTGCTGGGACCCAACAGTCTTGGGATCCTTGCGCCGTGGCTCGGGCTGAATGCCAGTTTCTCGCCGGTGCCTATCCTGCCGGGCAAACTGGCGTTTATCTCGCAGTCCGCCGCCGTCGCCAATACCATTCTTGACTGGGCGCAGCAGCGGTCGGTCGGGTTTTCCTACTTTATTTCGCTCGGCGACAGTCTGGATATCGATGTCGACGATCTGCTCGATTTTCTGGCCCGCGACGCCAAAACCAGCGCCATTCTGCTTTACGTCGAGCACGTCAGCGATGCCCGCCGTTTTCTTTCCGCTTCCCGCAGCGCCTCGCGCAATAAACCGATTCTGGTGATTAAAAGCGGCCGCAGCGCGCAGGCGCAAACGCTTCTAAACAGTCCGCTGAGTCTGGACGCGGCCTATGATGCGGCCATTCAGCGTGCGGGATTACTGCGCGTTCAGGATACCCACGAGCTGTTCTCCGCCGTCGAAACCCTGAGCCACATGCGCCCGCTGCGAGGTGAGCGTTTACTTATTATTGGCAATGGCGCGGCACCGGCGGCGATGGCGCTTGATCAGCTGTTAATCCGTCACGGCAGGCTTGCCGACTTGGGCGAAGAGTTGACCCAGCGCCTGCATAATCTTTTACCGGCAGAAATAAGCGTGGGGAATCCGCTGGACCTGCACGACGATGCCAGTCCGGCGCTCTATCAGTCAGTGCTTACTGCGCTTCTAGACAGCCAGGATTATGATGCGCTTCTGGTTATTCATGCGCCAAGCGCGGCTTCGCCCGGAACGATTACCGCCGAAAAAGTGATTGCCGCCATCCAGCAGCATCCACGCGGCAAGCGCGTGACGATCCTGACCAACTGGTGCGGCGAGTTTTCGTCAATCGAGGCGCGCAAGCTGTTTACCGAAGCGGGTCTGCCGACCTATCGCACGCCAGAGGGAGCCGTCACCGCCTTTATGCATATGGTCGAATATCGCCGTAATCAGAAACAGCTCAAGGAAACGCCTTCACTGCCTCTGGATCTGAACAAGAATACCGACGGTGCGCACCGGTTGATTGACGCGGCGTTGCGTGACGGCACGACTCGCCTCGATACTCATGAAGTGCGGGCCATCTTCAAGGATTATGGCATGGCGGTGCTGCCGACGTGGATTGCCGGCGACAGCCTGGAAGCCGTGGAGATTGCCGGTCGCGTAGGGTATCCGGTGGCATTGAAACTGCGATCGCCCGATGTCGACCACAATTCCGAGGTGCAGGGCGTGATGCTGTATCTGCGCACCCCGCTTGAAGTGAGTCAGGCGGCCGATGCCATCTTTGACCGCGCCAAACGCGCCTTCCCGCAGGCGACCATCAACGGGCTGCTGGTACAGACGATGGCCAATCGGCCGGGCGCGCAGGAACTTAGAATTGTGGTGCAATACGATCAAGTCTTTGGCCCGCTTATCATGCTGGGCGAAGGCGGTATCGAATGGCGTCCGGAGCAGCATGCGGTGGTCGCACTGCCGCCGCTCAATATGGCGCTGGCCGGATATCTGGTGCAGCAGGGGTTGAAAAGCGGCAAGATCCGCGAGCGCAACGCCTTGAGGCCATTGGATATTCCGGCATTGAGTCGTCTACTGGTGCAGGTATCCAACCTGATTATCGACTGTCCGCAGATTAGCGAGCTGACCATTCATCCGCTGCTGGCTTCGGGCAGTGAGCTGACTTTGCTCGATGTCTCGCTCGAGCTGACCCCTGATAGCGACAACCGGCAATCGCGGCTGGCCATTCGCCCCTATCCGCAGCGACTGGAAGAGCGCGTCACCTTGAAAGACGGCTCGACCTGCCTGTTCCGCCCTATCCTGCCCGAAGATGAACCGCTGCTGAAAGCCTTTATCCAGAAGGTAACCAAAGAAGATTTGTATTATCGCTACTTCAGCGAGATCAACGAATTTACCCACGAAGATTTGGCGAACATGACGCAAATCGACTACGATCGAGAAATGGCCTTTGTCGCCGTACGCGGGCAAACGCATGAAATCGAAATCGTTGGCGTAACGCGGGCCATCTCGGATCCCGATAACATCGACGCCGAGTTTTCGGTGCTGGTGCGCTCGGATTTGAAAGGTTTGGGGCTTGGCGGCCGCTTGTTGACGAAGATGATTGCCTACACGACCGAGCACGGCATTCAGCGACTGGCCGGGATAACCATGCCGAATAATCGCGGTATGCTGGCGCTGGCGCGCAAGCTGGGCTTTGACGTCGACGTGCAGCTATCGGAGGGGATTGTCAGCCTGTCGCTTGCCCTGCAAGACGGCAAGAACGGCGCAAAATCTCGGCATTAG
- the pssA gene encoding CDP-diacylglycerol--serine O-phosphatidyltransferase: protein MLSKFKRNKHQQHLAQLPKLPQSVDAVQTLYSATDFRTTLLEVIANATQRIYLVALYLENDDGGRDVLSALYEAKRQRPELDVCVLVDWHRAQRGRIGAAASNTNADWYCRMATDNPDVSVPVYGVPVNTREALGVLHLKGYIVDDRVIYSGASLNDVYLHRHDKYRYDRYHLLTNARLADTMVNYIHKSLLNAPAVQRLDREDRPKSPEIKNETRQFRQNLRDCSYQFKDSASENELAVTPMVGLGKQNDLNRTIFHLMASTDEKLTLCTPYFNMPALLARNIMGLLRRGKQVEIIVGDKTANDFYIPQDQPFKIIGALPYLYEINLRRFLSRLQRFIDSGQLIVRLWKDGDNSYHLKGMWVDDRWQLITGNNLNPRAWRLDLENAILIHDPNKEMQSQRQKELDNIREHTHIVSHYMELESIPNYPVKVRKLIRRLRRIRIDRLISRIL, encoded by the coding sequence ATGTTGTCTAAATTTAAACGAAACAAACATCAACAACATCTTGCTCAATTGCCCAAACTCCCCCAATCGGTTGATGCTGTCCAGACTCTGTACAGCGCCACAGATTTCCGTACGACGCTGCTTGAGGTCATTGCCAACGCCACCCAACGGATCTATCTGGTCGCTCTGTATCTTGAGAACGATGACGGTGGGCGAGATGTGTTATCGGCATTGTACGAAGCAAAACGTCAACGTCCCGAGCTGGATGTCTGCGTGCTGGTTGACTGGCATCGCGCGCAGCGCGGGCGTATCGGCGCGGCGGCGTCAAACACCAATGCCGACTGGTATTGCAGAATGGCGACCGACAACCCCGATGTCAGTGTTCCGGTCTATGGTGTGCCGGTCAATACCCGTGAAGCGCTTGGCGTGCTTCATCTCAAGGGCTATATCGTTGATGATCGTGTCATCTATAGCGGCGCGAGCCTTAATGATGTCTATCTGCATCGTCATGATAAATACCGTTATGACCGCTACCATCTGCTGACCAACGCCCGGCTTGCCGATACTATGGTCAACTACATCCATAAATCGTTGCTCAATGCGCCTGCGGTCCAACGACTGGATCGTGAAGATCGTCCGAAAAGCCCCGAGATCAAAAATGAAACGCGTCAGTTCCGCCAGAATCTGCGCGACTGTAGCTATCAGTTCAAGGATTCCGCTTCTGAAAACGAGTTGGCGGTCACGCCGATGGTCGGACTGGGCAAGCAGAACGATCTCAACCGCACGATTTTCCATCTGATGGCCAGTACGGATGAAAAACTGACGCTTTGTACGCCTTATTTCAATATGCCTGCCCTGCTGGCGCGCAATATTATGGGTCTTTTGCGTCGCGGCAAGCAGGTTGAAATTATCGTAGGCGACAAGACGGCCAATGATTTCTATATTCCGCAGGATCAACCTTTCAAGATTATCGGTGCCCTTCCCTATCTGTATGAAATTAATCTGCGCCGCTTCCTGAGCCGTTTGCAGCGTTTTATCGACAGCGGCCAGCTTATTGTCCGTTTGTGGAAAGACGGCGATAACAGTTATCACCTCAAGGGAATGTGGGTCGACGATCGCTGGCAGCTGATTACCGGTAATAACCTGAACCCGCGTGCCTGGCGTCTTGATCTGGAGAATGCCATTCTTATCCACGATCCTAATAAAGAGATGCAAAGTCAGCGGCAGAAAGAGCTGGATAATATCCGCGAACATACGCATATCGTTTCGCATTATATGGAGCTTGAAAGCATTCCGAATTATCCGGTGAAAGTGCGCAAGCTTATTCGCCGTCTACGCCGAATTCGTATCGACCGCCTTATTAGCCGTATTCTGTAA
- a CDS encoding MFS family transporter: MFAIVGASSGNLVEWFDFYVYSFCSIYFAASFFPSGNSTTQLLQTAGVFAAGFFMRPIGGWLFGYIADKHGRKNSMLISVCMMCAGSLVIACLPTYDSIGSWAPALLLLARLFQGLSVGGEYGTSATYMSEVAIEGRRGFFASFQYVTLIGGQLLALLVLVCLQQLLTGEELRAWGWRIPFGLGAVLAVVALYLRRSLNETSNKETRNHKDAGSLKGLWKHKKAFLMVLGFTAGGSLSFYTFTTYMQKYLVNTAGMDAKTASGLMTLALFVFMLLQPIVGALSDKIGRRNSMLIFSGFATLLTIPILYTLQSVTSPYLAFTLIVIALAIVTFYTSISGLLKAEMFPAEVRALGVGLSYAVANAVFGGSAEYVALSFKSWNIEEVFFWYVSGMSLIAFIVSIKLHAKGKEIRL; the protein is encoded by the coding sequence ATTTTTGCCATCGTGGGCGCTTCCTCAGGCAACCTCGTAGAGTGGTTCGACTTTTACGTCTATTCGTTTTGTTCGATTTATTTCGCTGCCTCGTTCTTCCCAAGTGGAAATAGCACCACGCAATTACTGCAAACTGCAGGCGTTTTTGCCGCTGGATTCTTTATGCGACCTATCGGCGGCTGGCTGTTTGGCTACATCGCCGACAAGCACGGGCGCAAGAATTCCATGCTTATCTCCGTGTGCATGATGTGCGCCGGATCGCTGGTAATAGCCTGTCTGCCGACCTACGATTCCATTGGAAGCTGGGCGCCGGCTCTGCTGCTGCTCGCGCGCCTGTTCCAGGGATTGTCCGTCGGCGGCGAATACGGCACCAGCGCCACCTATATGAGTGAAGTGGCCATTGAAGGTCGTCGCGGTTTCTTCGCGTCTTTCCAATATGTCACCTTGATAGGCGGTCAGTTATTGGCGCTGCTGGTGCTGGTCTGCCTGCAACAGCTGCTCACTGGTGAGGAGTTACGTGCCTGGGGCTGGCGTATTCCGTTTGGACTGGGTGCCGTGTTGGCTGTGGTTGCGCTGTACCTGCGTCGCTCGCTGAATGAGACCTCCAACAAGGAAACGCGTAACCATAAAGATGCGGGCAGCCTCAAAGGCCTGTGGAAACACAAGAAAGCCTTCTTGATGGTGCTGGGCTTTACTGCGGGCGGTTCATTAAGTTTCTACACCTTTACGACTTACATGCAAAAGTATCTGGTCAATACAGCGGGAATGGATGCGAAAACGGCCAGTGGATTAATGACTCTGGCTCTTTTCGTCTTTATGTTGCTGCAGCCGATTGTTGGCGCACTGTCCGATAAAATAGGCCGCAGAAATTCCATGCTGATATTTTCCGGCTTCGCGACACTGCTGACCATTCCTATTCTCTATACCCTGCAAAGCGTCACCAGCCCTTATCTCGCCTTTACGCTTATCGTTATTGCACTGGCTATCGTAACCTTCTATACCTCGATCAGTGGACTCCTTAAAGCCGAGATGTTCCCTGCCGAAGTCAGAGCGTTGGGCGTGGGTCTTTCCTACGCGGTGGCGAATGCCGTCTTTGGCGGATCTGCCGAATATGTGGCCCTGAGCTTTAAATCCTGGAATATCGAGGAAGTGTTTTTCTGGTATGTTTCCGGCATGAGCCTGATTGCCTTTATTGTTTCAATCAAGCTGCATGCGAAAGGCAAAGAGATACGTCTTTAA
- the yfiH gene encoding purine nucleoside phosphorylase YfiH — MPALILPHWPQPESVRSCSTTRLGGVSLPPYDSLNLGSHVSDTPEHVATNRQRLVQLAQLPAAPHWLEQVHGIDVARLTQTTPHSTIRADAAYTSEPGVVCAAMSADCLPVLFCSRAGDEVAAAHAGWRGLHAGVLENTLSAFRAKPQDVMVWFGPAIGPEQFEVGAEVRAAFMQHDPQTVDAFAPVGQGKYLADIYKLARLRLQAAGVSQFYGGDRCTVSSPAHFFSYRRDGITGRLATLIWLI; from the coding sequence ATGCCTGCATTAATCCTGCCACACTGGCCGCAGCCTGAATCGGTGCGGTCCTGTTCTACTACCCGTCTGGGCGGCGTCAGTCTGCCGCCCTACGATTCGCTCAATCTTGGCTCCCACGTTTCCGATACACCCGAACACGTCGCCACCAATCGGCAGCGTCTGGTTCAGCTCGCCCAGCTTCCGGCTGCACCGCATTGGCTGGAACAGGTTCACGGCATTGACGTAGCGCGTCTGACGCAAACAACGCCTCATTCTACGATTCGCGCCGATGCGGCTTACACCAGCGAGCCGGGGGTCGTCTGTGCGGCGATGAGCGCCGACTGCCTGCCGGTGCTGTTTTGCAGCAGGGCAGGGGATGAAGTCGCGGCGGCGCATGCCGGATGGCGCGGGCTGCACGCGGGCGTACTCGAAAATACGCTGTCGGCATTTCGCGCAAAACCGCAGGATGTCATGGTGTGGTTTGGCCCGGCGATTGGTCCTGAGCAGTTTGAAGTGGGCGCCGAAGTGCGTGCCGCGTTCATGCAGCATGACCCGCAGACCGTCGATGCCTTTGCCCCCGTCGGGCAGGGAAAATACCTTGCCGATATCTACAAGCTTGCCCGTCTGCGCTTGCAGGCCGCCGGCGTCAGCCAGTTCTATGGCGGTGATCGCTGCACAGTCAGCTCTCCGGCTCATTTCTTCTCCTATCGCCGCGACGGAATCACCGGACGGCTGGCAACTTTGATCTGGCTGATATAA
- the rluD gene encoding 23S rRNA pseudouridine(1911/1915/1917) synthase RluD — protein MAQQVQLTATVAETQLGQRLDQALAELFPDYSRSRIKDWILDERVTVNGKKTTKPKEKVLGGEAITIDAQIEEEARWLPQDIALNIVYEDDDILVINKPRDLVVHPGAGNPDGTVLNALLHHYPEIIDVPRCGIVHRLDKDTTGLMVVAKTVPAQTHLVDALQRREITREYEAVAIGNMTAGGTVNEPISRHSTKRTHMAVHPMGKPATTHYRIMEHFRAHTRLRLRLETGRTHQIRVHMAHINHPLVGDQLYGGRPRPPKGASEGFINQLRTFDRQALHATMLRLFHPVTGIQMEWHAPLPQDMVDLIDAMKADTEEFKDQMHW, from the coding sequence ATGGCACAACAAGTACAACTCACGGCGACGGTTGCCGAAACACAACTCGGTCAACGGTTAGATCAGGCTTTGGCCGAATTGTTCCCTGATTATTCAAGATCTCGCATAAAAGATTGGATTCTTGATGAAAGGGTGACAGTAAACGGTAAAAAAACCACCAAACCTAAAGAAAAAGTGCTGGGTGGCGAAGCAATTACCATCGATGCGCAGATCGAAGAGGAAGCTCGCTGGCTGCCTCAGGACATCGCATTGAACATCGTTTACGAAGATGACGACATTCTGGTCATCAACAAACCGCGCGATTTGGTGGTTCACCCGGGCGCCGGCAATCCCGATGGCACTGTACTGAATGCCCTGCTGCATCATTATCCCGAGATTATCGATGTTCCGCGTTGCGGCATCGTTCACCGTCTCGACAAGGATACCACCGGTTTGATGGTGGTTGCCAAAACCGTGCCTGCCCAGACACATCTGGTTGATGCGTTGCAGCGCCGTGAAATTACCCGTGAATACGAAGCCGTTGCTATCGGCAACATGACGGCGGGTGGCACGGTCAACGAACCTATTTCACGTCACAGCACCAAGCGCACCCATATGGCCGTTCACCCGATGGGTAAACCGGCAACCACGCACTATCGCATCATGGAGCACTTCCGTGCCCATACGCGTCTGCGTCTGCGTCTGGAAACCGGTCGTACACACCAGATTCGTGTTCACATGGCGCACATCAACCATCCGCTGGTTGGCGATCAACTGTATGGTGGTCGTCCACGTCCGCCAAAAGGTGCATCGGAAGGCTTCATCAATCAGCTGCGTACCTTTGACCGTCAGGCACTGCACGCCACCATGTTGCGTCTGTTCCATCCGGTAACCGGTATCCAGATGGAGTGGCACGCGCCGCTGCCTCAGGACATGGTCGACTTGATAGACGCCATGAAAGCCGATACCGAAGAGTTCAAGGATCAGATGCATTGGTAA
- the bamD gene encoding outer membrane protein assembly factor BamD encodes MTRVKYLVAAATLSLALVGCSSSKEAVPDNPPNVLYATAQQKLQDGNFKGAIAQLEALDNRYPFGPYSQQVQLDLIYAYYKSADLPLAQASIDRFMRLNPTHPNIDYVMYMRGLTDMALDDSALQGFFGVDRSDRDPQHARAAFRDFSQLLHSYPNSQYATDANKRLVFLKDRLSKFELSVVQYYTKRGAYVAVVNRVEQMMKDYPDTKATRDALPLMENAYRELQLTNEADKVAKVIAQNPA; translated from the coding sequence ATGACGCGTGTGAAATATCTGGTGGCAGCAGCCACGTTGAGTCTGGCGCTGGTAGGTTGCTCCAGTTCCAAAGAAGCGGTCCCCGATAACCCGCCAAACGTCCTTTACGCGACTGCCCAGCAAAAGCTGCAGGACGGTAACTTTAAAGGCGCGATTGCGCAACTGGAAGCGTTGGATAACCGCTATCCGTTTGGGCCGTACTCACAGCAAGTGCAGTTGGATCTGATTTATGCCTATTACAAGTCGGCTGATTTGCCACTTGCCCAGGCATCTATCGATCGCTTCATGCGTTTGAATCCAACTCATCCAAACATCGACTACGTCATGTATATGCGTGGCCTGACCGATATGGCGTTGGATGACAGTGCTCTGCAAGGATTCTTTGGTGTCGATCGTTCAGACCGTGATCCACAGCATGCACGCGCTGCGTTTCGCGATTTCAGCCAGCTGCTTCATTCTTATCCAAACAGTCAGTATGCGACCGATGCCAACAAGCGTCTGGTCTTCCTGAAAGACCGTTTGTCTAAATTTGAGCTGTCAGTGGTGCAATACTACACTAAACGCGGGGCTTACGTCGCCGTTGTTAATCGTGTTGAGCAAATGATGAAGGATTATCCGGATACCAAAGCAACGCGCGATGCGTTGCCTCTGATGGAAAATGCTTACAGAGAACTGCAATTAACTAACGAAGCAGACAAGGTCGCCAAAGTTATCGCGCAGAACCCTGCCTGA
- the raiA gene encoding ribosome-associated translation inhibitor RaiA: MIVNITSKQMDITTAIREHVEDRLKKLEKWQTQLITPHIVLSKQPEGFVADATIGTANGPLVASATNHDMYIAVNEMVSKLERQLNKVQHKGEARRAESCVKDINLQPIEEE, translated from the coding sequence ATGATCGTAAACATTACCAGCAAGCAAATGGACATCACGACCGCGATTCGGGAACACGTCGAAGACCGTCTAAAAAAACTGGAAAAGTGGCAGACTCAGTTAATTACTCCACACATCGTTCTTTCCAAACAACCCGAGGGTTTTGTGGCCGATGCGACGATTGGTACCGCCAATGGCCCACTGGTTGCCAGCGCAACTAACCATGATATGTATATCGCCGTTAACGAGATGGTTTCCAAGCTGGAACGTCAGCTGAATAAAGTTCAGCACAAGGGTGAAGCACGCAGGGCCGAGAGCTGTGTCAAAGACATTAATCTTCAACCTATCGAAGAAGAATAG
- the pheL gene encoding pheA operon leader peptide PheL, whose amino-acid sequence MIRKPFFFAFFFTFP is encoded by the coding sequence ATGATCCGCAAACCGTTTTTCTTCGCCTTCTTTTTTACCTTCCCCTGA
- the pheA gene encoding bifunctional chorismate mutase/prephenate dehydratase, translated as MSDNPLLDLRERISALDVKLLALLAERRGMAIEVAQTKMHSHRPIRDIERERELLNRLIIEGKKHNLDGHYITRVYQLIIEDSVLTQQALLQQHLNQTASGSARIAFLGPKGSYSHLAARQYAARHFDQFIESGCLKFQDIFTQVETGQADYAVLPIENTSSGSINDVYDLLQHTSLSIVGELTNVINHCVLVAADTDLSKIETVYSHPQPFQQCSQFINRFPQWKIEYCESTAAAMEKVAASKSPNVAALGSEAGGALYGLQVLEHNLANQKQNITRFIVLARKAIDVTEQVPAKTTLIMATGQQAGALVDALMVFREQGVIMTKLESRPINGNPWEEMFYIDVQANLRSEAMQNALRNLSPITRSLKVLGCYPSENVVAVNPE; from the coding sequence ATGAGTGATAACCCGTTACTGGACCTGCGTGAGCGTATCAGCGCCCTTGATGTAAAACTGCTGGCCCTGCTGGCCGAGCGACGCGGAATGGCTATTGAAGTCGCGCAAACCAAAATGCACAGTCATCGTCCCATTCGTGACATCGAACGCGAGCGCGAATTGCTTAATCGGTTGATTATCGAAGGTAAAAAGCACAATCTCGATGGCCATTACATCACCCGTGTCTACCAGTTGATCATTGAAGATTCGGTGCTGACTCAGCAGGCGCTGCTGCAACAGCATCTTAATCAAACTGCCTCCGGCTCTGCGCGTATCGCGTTTCTGGGTCCAAAAGGGTCCTACTCTCATCTCGCAGCACGCCAATATGCCGCTCGCCATTTCGACCAGTTTATTGAATCCGGCTGCCTGAAGTTTCAGGATATCTTCACCCAGGTTGAAACGGGTCAGGCGGATTACGCGGTATTGCCTATCGAAAATACCAGTTCCGGCTCTATCAACGATGTTTATGATTTACTGCAACACACCAGCCTCTCTATCGTTGGCGAGCTGACCAATGTTATCAACCACTGTGTGCTGGTTGCCGCCGATACGGACCTGTCTAAAATCGAGACCGTTTATAGCCATCCGCAACCGTTCCAGCAGTGCAGCCAGTTCATTAACCGCTTCCCGCAGTGGAAAATCGAATATTGTGAAAGCACTGCGGCCGCAATGGAAAAAGTGGCGGCGTCCAAATCTCCGAATGTCGCTGCATTGGGTAGCGAAGCGGGCGGCGCGCTTTATGGTTTGCAGGTGCTGGAACATAATCTGGCCAACCAGAAACAGAACATTACTCGCTTCATTGTGCTGGCGCGCAAGGCTATCGACGTCACCGAGCAGGTTCCGGCAAAAACGACTTTGATCATGGCGACGGGCCAGCAGGCCGGTGCGCTGGTTGATGCCCTGATGGTGTTCCGCGAGCAGGGCGTGATTATGACCAAGCTGGAGTCGCGTCCGATCAATGGCAACCCGTGGGAAGAGATGTTCTACATTGACGTGCAGGCCAACCTGCGTTCGGAAGCCATGCAGAATGCGCTACGCAATCTCAGCCCGATCACCCGTTCGCTGAAAGTACTCGGATGTTACCCAAGTGAAAACGTGGTTGCGGTAAATCCGGAATAA